Proteins encoded within one genomic window of Trueperaceae bacterium:
- a CDS encoding AAA family ATPase: MNFETESTLDVAYVEEVVRRLTAARREVGKIVKGQEQVVEQLVLALIANGHALIEGAPGLGKTLLARTMGNVFGLITKRIQFTPDLMPADITGTNVLVHDEAAGMHTRFEQGPVFTQLLLADEINRATPKTQSALLEAMQERTVTVAGIERELPRPFMVMATQNPIEMEGTYVLPEAQIDRFFLKIVVEFPTEAVLDEVLRSTTGPETGQLERQFEAADVPALTQLVRAMPVAQDLRLRVARFTAATHPDRSRYEEVKRHVRFGISPRGAQSWLLAAKAHALLQGRFATDVKDLDAMLLPALRHRVQLSFASENEGITVSDVLRTVFKGEVARAR; encoded by the coding sequence TTGAATTTCGAGACCGAAAGTACTCTCGACGTCGCCTACGTCGAAGAGGTTGTGCGGCGCCTTACTGCTGCTCGACGCGAGGTAGGAAAAATCGTCAAGGGGCAGGAGCAGGTGGTGGAACAGCTCGTGCTCGCCCTGATTGCCAATGGGCACGCCTTGATCGAAGGAGCGCCCGGACTTGGCAAGACCCTGCTTGCCAGGACGATGGGTAATGTGTTCGGGCTGATCACCAAGCGTATTCAGTTCACCCCGGATTTGATGCCGGCCGACATCACCGGAACCAACGTCTTGGTTCATGACGAGGCCGCGGGAATGCACACCCGATTCGAACAGGGGCCGGTGTTCACGCAACTGCTCCTGGCCGATGAGATAAATCGGGCCACGCCCAAGACCCAGTCCGCACTCCTCGAAGCGATGCAGGAACGAACGGTGACGGTTGCCGGCATTGAGCGAGAACTGCCGCGGCCCTTCATGGTGATGGCGACGCAGAACCCGATCGAGATGGAAGGTACGTATGTCCTTCCGGAGGCGCAGATCGACCGCTTCTTCCTCAAGATCGTCGTTGAGTTCCCCACCGAAGCGGTACTCGACGAGGTCCTGAGGAGCACGACCGGTCCCGAGACCGGGCAACTCGAGCGGCAGTTCGAAGCGGCCGACGTGCCTGCCCTTACCCAACTGGTGAGGGCGATGCCGGTCGCCCAGGACCTCAGGCTACGAGTGGCCAGGTTCACCGCGGCCACCCACCCGGACAGAAGCCGTTATGAAGAGGTAAAGAGACACGTGAGGTTCGGCATTAGTCCACGGGGTGCGCAGTCCTGGCTGCTCGCGGCCAAGGCTCACGCACTGCTGCAGGGCAGGTTCGCAACCGACGTGAAAGACTTGGATGCCATGCTCCTGCCGGCGCTACGCCACCGTGTGCAACTGAGTTTCGCCTCCGAGAACGAGGGAATTACGGTAAGCGATGTGCTCAGAACCGTCTTCAAGGGTGAGGTCGCCAGGGCAAGATG
- a CDS encoding PQQ-binding-like beta-propeller repeat protein encodes MNLARSAVATVMTAALALGAAQTYEQLVNPPAEEWPMFGRDVRETRFSPLDQINRSNVENLGLVWARDLGFQQGHQGSPVVWDGVMYVSTQTGVIALDATNGDVIWEYSKPNDGEVIADSAVRGSPVVFDGKVFFNTRYGMTVAVDAKTGEEVWAVQITDKSLNEGFSTNPIFGDGKLIVSRTGADSGGAPGKIHALDVENGEILWTFNTVPLDPSNPAYDTWQPNPPSWETGVGGGSAWNAGAYDPETNSVVYGTGQPTPWDRVSEARRDPDGEVSADLYTSSFVSLDVDTGELNWYHQIVPGDEWDYDQHTVPMFVDLEVNGEERRAVIAATTTGFVMVFDAETGEVYAGNQVAEETTVHLGFDEDWNPIINPAARFEEVGEYFRVCPHFRWAHIAPAAFSPETGLYYRPNQMGCSNYGADVVPEDWEPGEQAWRAQAGPRDETYWFDNLGQLTAVDPLTGEVVWEWGTDYGMNSGPVATAGGLVMFTNHDRRFRALDAETGEVLFEQVLTAGSQGGTITYAVDGVQYVASIVGFGTPQVGLIPDYNPNEVSPPVAGNAAVFVFALDQ; translated from the coding sequence ATGAATTTGGCTCGAAGCGCAGTCGCGACAGTGATGACCGCTGCACTCGCTCTCGGCGCTGCACAGACCTATGAACAGCTCGTGAATCCCCCTGCCGAAGAGTGGCCGATGTTTGGGAGAGACGTAAGGGAGACGCGCTTTAGCCCGCTCGACCAGATCAACCGCTCTAACGTCGAGAACCTGGGCCTCGTCTGGGCCCGGGATTTGGGTTTCCAGCAGGGTCATCAGGGTAGCCCAGTGGTCTGGGATGGCGTAATGTACGTGTCGACGCAGACTGGAGTTATCGCCCTGGACGCCACCAACGGCGATGTCATCTGGGAGTACAGCAAGCCCAACGACGGCGAGGTTATCGCTGACTCAGCCGTTCGTGGTAGCCCCGTGGTCTTCGACGGCAAGGTCTTCTTCAACACTCGTTACGGTATGACAGTTGCAGTCGACGCCAAGACCGGGGAAGAGGTCTGGGCCGTTCAGATCACTGATAAGTCGCTGAACGAAGGATTTTCCACCAACCCCATCTTCGGTGACGGCAAGCTGATAGTGAGCCGTACCGGTGCGGATTCCGGTGGCGCTCCCGGCAAGATTCACGCCCTAGACGTCGAGAACGGCGAGATCCTGTGGACTTTCAACACCGTTCCGCTCGACCCCAGCAACCCCGCTTACGACACTTGGCAGCCGAATCCTCCCTCCTGGGAGACGGGAGTAGGTGGTGGCTCCGCCTGGAACGCCGGCGCCTACGATCCGGAAACCAACTCGGTCGTCTATGGCACCGGTCAACCGACCCCGTGGGATCGCGTGTCCGAAGCCCGTAGGGACCCTGATGGCGAGGTAAGTGCAGACCTGTACACTTCCAGCTTCGTGAGCCTTGACGTCGACACGGGCGAACTCAACTGGTACCACCAGATCGTTCCTGGCGACGAGTGGGACTACGACCAGCACACTGTGCCTATGTTCGTCGACCTCGAAGTCAACGGTGAAGAGCGCCGTGCCGTCATCGCCGCAACTACGACCGGCTTCGTGATGGTCTTTGACGCTGAGACCGGCGAGGTCTATGCCGGCAACCAGGTTGCAGAAGAAACCACTGTGCACTTGGGCTTCGACGAGGACTGGAACCCGATCATCAATCCGGCCGCGCGTTTCGAGGAGGTCGGAGAGTACTTCAGGGTGTGTCCGCACTTCCGCTGGGCCCACATCGCGCCGGCTGCATTCAGTCCAGAAACAGGCCTTTACTATCGTCCCAACCAAATGGGTTGTTCCAACTACGGCGCGGATGTTGTGCCCGAAGACTGGGAGCCCGGCGAGCAGGCATGGCGGGCCCAGGCTGGTCCACGGGACGAGACCTATTGGTTCGATAACCTCGGCCAGCTGACCGCCGTTGACCCGCTTACCGGCGAAGTCGTTTGGGAGTGGGGCACCGATTACGGGATGAATTCGGGTCCGGTGGCCACCGCTGGTGGACTGGTGATGTTTACTAATCACGACCGGCGCTTCCGTGCCCTCGATGCTGAGACGGGGGAGGTTCTGTTCGAACAGGTGCTTACCGCTGGTTCCCAAGGTGGCACGATTACCTACGCCGTAGACGGGGTGCAGTACGTCGCGTCGATCGTCGGATTTGGGACACCTCAAGTTGGATTGATTCCCGACTACAATCCGAATGAAGTATCACCCCCCGTCGCGGGCAACGCTGCGGTATTCGTCTTCGCGCTCGACCAGTGA
- a CDS encoding c-type cytochrome, whose translation MFRQRVLVGALVAAVLGGTSAFATAQATVQVEEHEEYGAHLVDSEGLSLYVFLGDAEAEGSACNAACAAAWPPLTTDGEVTAGEGADPQLVGTIERPDGNQQVTYDGWPLYHYLVDRSPGSTAGQGSGDEWFLISPDGTVIGADLQASGEAGGSEAEDQASVAEEEIDLEALMAEGESIFNSMCAGCHGMNGDQELATHVRKITEAEETVSSAPDLIRQIMYGGAYMPGFGDVLSNEQIQAVASYVRNSFGYDFGPVTEEEVVTERERFN comes from the coding sequence ATGTTCAGGCAACGAGTCTTGGTTGGGGCGCTTGTTGCGGCAGTCCTGGGCGGGACTTCCGCCTTTGCCACGGCGCAAGCAACGGTTCAGGTCGAGGAGCACGAAGAATACGGTGCTCACTTGGTGGATAGCGAGGGCCTTAGCCTTTACGTCTTCCTCGGCGATGCCGAGGCGGAGGGCAGTGCCTGCAACGCTGCTTGCGCTGCCGCCTGGCCACCCCTAACCACAGATGGGGAGGTTACGGCCGGTGAGGGCGCGGACCCCCAACTCGTCGGTACTATCGAACGGCCCGACGGAAATCAACAAGTCACCTACGATGGCTGGCCTCTTTACCACTATCTCGTCGACCGCAGCCCAGGCAGCACGGCAGGGCAAGGATCTGGCGATGAATGGTTCCTGATTTCACCCGATGGCACTGTCATCGGTGCTGATTTGCAGGCCTCCGGCGAAGCCGGTGGATCTGAAGCTGAAGATCAGGCTTCGGTCGCCGAGGAAGAAATTGACTTGGAAGCCCTAATGGCTGAAGGCGAAAGTATCTTCAACTCGATGTGCGCGGGTTGCCACGGTATGAACGGTGATCAGGAACTGGCCACCCATGTTCGTAAGATTACGGAAGCTGAAGAGACCGTATCGAGCGCCCCCGATCTCATCCGACAGATCATGTACGGCGGCGCCTACATGCCCGGCTTTGGAGACGTGCTCTCCAACGAGCAGATTCAGGCCGTCGCTAGTTATGTACGAAATTCCTTCGGGTACGATTTCGGCCCTGTCACTGAAGAGGAGGTGGTAACAGAGCGGGAGCGTTTCAATTGA
- a CDS encoding ABC transporter substrate-binding protein, with amino-acid sequence MEVRRLPDVRPVRSMLIALTAALMGLLSTAWAQDRWEMRACASPFDYPASSREDGGFNNRIAEILADQLGAHLTYEWVQLDSANVQRTLLSGSCDLIVGIAEGASNVLGTVPYLKVPFVFVTRVEDDIEIESINDPVLEELKIGTYQYGLPALVLTNLGLSENVTGYPPVGTEGGTNLDLAALQALAEGEIDLAILYAPGAIAFDEMNPVDFRIQPVTPEVIPGESLIVMSRTWTIGVRPGDESFRDRLNIALAERWDDIRAVIADFGIPELQIAAPYAGEVEREPRTSIGVITPSRTGGIIDLVEVGDAARRGALLAEVYQGRIGLSNSASHILHANAPTDAAAVRAAERLVATENVGALAGGFGVEQASALSEIAEEADVIFFNVGSTATNLRQQCSSLTFHVEASDAMLADAAITWYGDHQGVENWFLVYEESPAGEALKEHLKDALQGSLAAPPSQFVYTDIIEKTVESAADAVLLALAPAEQELFLSQYPKDEEAPIVVLVPRTRAQTRNFLRRFADVSALGALVRPATWDPALSEGDGAELNEAFLARQAAPMDPPAWTTFAAVMIFLQAVSDNADLSGESLAQYLESPDQSFELGKGVGLSFRPWNHQLRQPIYLVRPRAKAEWDIDPRAQAQFGEIVGQVPSGSGGSLDVLGFSRESSACVEPAEGN; translated from the coding sequence ATGGAAGTTCGACGCCTGCCCGATGTGCGACCCGTTCGCTCTATGTTGATTGCCCTGACCGCAGCCCTGATGGGGCTACTATCGACTGCGTGGGCGCAGGACAGATGGGAGATGAGAGCGTGCGCTTCGCCGTTCGATTATCCCGCGTCTAGCCGTGAGGACGGCGGCTTCAACAATCGAATTGCCGAGATCCTTGCCGACCAGCTGGGGGCGCACCTCACCTACGAGTGGGTGCAGCTCGACTCGGCTAATGTTCAACGGACACTGTTGTCGGGTAGTTGCGACCTGATTGTGGGGATCGCCGAGGGCGCCTCGAATGTGCTGGGTACTGTGCCTTATCTAAAGGTCCCCTTTGTATTCGTGACCCGGGTAGAGGACGACATCGAGATCGAGTCGATCAACGATCCGGTCCTCGAAGAGCTGAAGATAGGCACGTACCAGTATGGGCTTCCCGCGCTCGTGCTGACCAACCTCGGCCTCTCCGAGAACGTGACCGGCTATCCGCCGGTGGGCACTGAGGGAGGGACGAACCTAGACCTGGCAGCCCTACAGGCGCTTGCCGAAGGAGAAATTGACCTCGCGATCCTTTACGCCCCCGGGGCGATCGCCTTCGACGAGATGAACCCAGTAGATTTTCGCATTCAACCAGTCACGCCAGAAGTAATTCCCGGAGAGTCGCTGATCGTCATGTCCCGGACGTGGACTATTGGCGTACGCCCCGGCGACGAATCGTTCCGGGACAGGCTCAATATCGCCCTGGCCGAAAGATGGGATGACATCCGTGCAGTTATCGCAGACTTCGGGATTCCGGAACTTCAGATTGCTGCGCCCTATGCAGGAGAAGTGGAAAGAGAACCTAGAACTAGTATCGGCGTCATCACGCCCAGTCGGACTGGCGGCATCATCGACTTGGTTGAAGTCGGTGACGCAGCAAGACGAGGGGCGCTCTTGGCCGAGGTGTATCAGGGCCGAATCGGCCTGAGTAATTCGGCGTCACACATCCTTCATGCCAATGCGCCGACCGACGCTGCTGCGGTTCGTGCGGCCGAACGTTTGGTTGCCACCGAGAATGTTGGCGCCCTTGCCGGTGGGTTCGGTGTCGAACAGGCTTCGGCGCTGAGCGAGATCGCCGAGGAAGCCGATGTCATCTTCTTCAACGTTGGTTCGACGGCAACAAATCTCCGGCAACAGTGCTCGTCCCTCACGTTCCATGTGGAAGCCAGCGACGCTATGCTAGCGGATGCGGCGATCACATGGTATGGCGATCACCAGGGCGTCGAAAACTGGTTTTTGGTGTACGAGGAGTCGCCCGCAGGCGAGGCGCTGAAAGAACATCTCAAAGATGCGCTTCAGGGCTCCCTTGCCGCTCCTCCCTCGCAGTTCGTGTACACAGACATCATCGAGAAGACAGTGGAATCGGCCGCCGACGCCGTCCTGCTTGCACTCGCCCCGGCTGAACAGGAGCTTTTCCTCTCTCAGTATCCGAAAGATGAAGAGGCCCCCATCGTCGTGCTGGTGCCTCGTACCCGGGCCCAGACCCGGAACTTCCTGCGGCGGTTCGCCGATGTGTCGGCTCTAGGCGCGCTCGTTAGGCCCGCCACCTGGGACCCTGCCTTGTCCGAAGGCGACGGGGCGGAGTTGAACGAAGCCTTCCTTGCACGGCAAGCGGCGCCTATGGACCCTCCCGCCTGGACGACCTTCGCCGCGGTGATGATCTTCCTCCAGGCTGTATCCGATAACGCGGATCTGAGCGGGGAGTCGCTGGCGCAATACCTGGAGTCACCCGATCAATCGTTCGAACTCGGCAAGGGAGTCGGGCTCTCGTTCCGGCCGTGGAACCACCAGTTGAGGCAACCGATCTATCTGGTTCGGCCCCGTGCAAAGGCCGAGTGGGATATCGACCCGCGAGCCCAAGCGCAATTTGGTGAGATAGTCGGGCAGGTGCCCAGCGGCTCAGGCGGATCGCTGGATGTCTTGGGTTTTTCGCGGGAGTCTTCAGCGTGCGTAGAGCCAGCAGAAGGGAACTAG